Genomic window (Zingiber officinale cultivar Zhangliang chromosome 2B, Zo_v1.1, whole genome shotgun sequence):
TCCAGTTGTTCAATAGCACGTGGACAAGCATGACACGTGGAACAATATGGTTGATATAGCATGATCCCACGTGATCTAGATATGGATGATGCGACCCTCTTATATGGATATGACATGCTATCAGAAGCACATCATTCTCTCTGACAgccacaagatataaaagaacgTCCGCTCCTGTAAGCCAACATACACGTACATATTCGTATACATCCATTTCCATTAACCTACTATTATTTATGTACTTTATTCCTCCCCATCGGAGACTAACTTGAGTGTCAAAATAGCTAAGGCAAGGCACCCTTGGCCTTCATTCTAACTCTCCTTCTCTCAAGCTTTGTAGATGCCTTTGGTGGTCCGGTTGCCCCTCTCTTCATTCTCCTTGGTGCGCAGTAACTTTGTCAACATAGAAAATAGTTCACTGATGGTTCACCTGATGATCTTAGACAAGAACAATGATCATAAAGTAATATTGGTCGTATGGATCTCATCCCTTAATCGAAATAGTATACTCACACAATTATTTGATCTAGAACCCTGATATGAAAAACACCAAATACACATTCAGTAAGGTTACATTCATGGTTCGTCAGAACAGAGGTGGAACGCTCGGAACGGGCGTTTCGGCATGGGAACGACATGAGCCGTGCCAAATTTCTGGTATATAACGTTCCAGACCTCATGGCATCGTCTTCTCCGGCGACAGGTCATGGCGGCGGCATCGTCTTCTCCGACGACAGGTCACGGTGGCAGTGGCGATGGCGTTGTATGCCGGAGAGGTGAAAACCAGCGGGAGAGAAGTGGTTTGGGCCTTTGGGGTAATGATGCAGGCGTGTGAGGAGAAGGCggtaagaaacaaaaacatatggAATTAATTGAAACCCTAACCTAAGCCAATTAATTTCCAATTTAAATTGACTTAATTATATTTTAACTGAATTatcctttaaaaatattatatcaaatctattttaaatttaaaaattttctaaataaaatttatatatttaaatttatttattttaccttTCATTAACTAATTATTAATCAAattattattcatttaattaCTAAATTTATTCTAACAAAAATTCCAAATGAtaagttttaattattgtttTTATAAATTTGTGTCGTGACTGTTCCGTGAAATGACATTGGAACTGGACCGACAGAGTCCATGATAACCGTCGCAACCGTTCTGACGAACCATGATTGCATTGCTGGATGAATAATCATGAAAAGTGTCTTAATCAACCAAGGTATATTATTGCAGTACCTATAAGAATGAAATGAACCAAAAGAAAAATTTTAGGGTTCCGAGAAATTTAATTCAAGGCAAGCACGGGAATCAGCAAGGACATAACTCACCTGTCTCAGAAGCAAAGTAGGAGAGGAGAGTTGGAGATGATCAATAACAGTATGAGCCATTAAGGAACTACATCCCAGATTGCTCGTCGCCACTGTAATCATCAATCGGGAAGCAGACTGCAACAAGACGGTGCTGAATCGGGAGATCAGAACAGAAACCTTGCAGATGGGAAGAGATGTCATGAGAAGGTAGTGGATGCGATATGGAACAAGAAACGTCACAGGGTGTTAGACATTTCTTGACCATTTGATGAGCTCTAAGTAATCAAacgatttatttatatatatatatatactattcaAACCTTAATTTGAGCGGATTTCAAGTTTGATTTGAGCGATTCAAATCTTGATTTAAGTATATTTGAATCATCGCGAGATATTCATGATGACAAAAGGCGAATACACTCGTCCCCACTGCTCCTGTCAACCCATCCCAaagccaacacggaggagataaatcacggacgcaACACGAGATATTCATGAACATTCAAACAGAATATGATCTGAATTCAATTACTTAGGAAATTTAAATAGGCATTTTCACATAGCACACTTTGCACTCACTACTACCACATGGTCGAACCTTTGCTTGAGTATTGACATCACTACACAGAGAAGAAAAGAATCCAATACTTGAACTTCAACCACTTCATCCTTTCCTTCTCTCCTCTCCTAAACCCTAACAATATAACCAAACCTCCTCCTCCCCAAGAACTTCGACCAAGTTATAATTCAATGGCCACCTTTTGGGCTTTGCTTAAGCACCTCCACTCGCTTGCAGGGTAATCGATCAATGCATGGTCTCCTCAATTTTCTTGGCCTTCTAATCAATATAATCTTCTTCTTGTATAATTTCTTTGATCATTTACCATATCGCAGGCCTGCAATTACTCTTCTCTTCCCCTTGTAAGTCCTCTCTCTGTATCTTTGTCGCGTACATTCCTCCCCTCTTTAATTTGCCTACGTGCAGATATTCTTCGATATGCGCCATCGAAAACAAGTCGAACCGTGAGGAAGATGAACAATGGTTGGCCTATTGGATCCTTTACTCCTTCTTGACACTCTTCGAGATGGTAGCTGAGCCAATTCTGTATTGGTATAGCATATTTGTCTTCAATATCATATATGCATATCGGTTATCGTTACGAGCATCATCGAATTGACTTCTTTGATCGGGGGATGAAAACAAGGATACCCTTTTGGCACACGGTGAAGATGGTGTTTGTGGCTTGGTTGGTGCTCCCGCAATTAAGGGGTGCATCCTTTGTTTACGAGGAGCTCGTGAAGGGCAAGCTCAAAAAATATTTCCGTAACTTGGGCTCCGACCCTC
Coding sequences:
- the LOC122049623 gene encoding protein HVA22-like gives rise to the protein MATFWALLKHLHSLAGPAITLLFPLYSSICAIENKSNREEDEQWLAYWILYSFLTLFEMVAEPILYWIPFWHTVKMVFVAWLVLPQLRGASFVYEELVKGKLKKYFRNLGSDPLLEQKVED